AACTTTCAATCTAATCTGGTGTGTAGTCTTGTTAGAGTAAATCGAGATTCTTTTAAGTGTGCTTAAAAGCTCAGCTCTTCCAATCTTCATGTGATTTGGATTGTTCTGAGGAATCACGTTTTCGTAATCAGGATAACGCTCATCTATCAAACGACAAATCATTTTAATGTTTCCGAAGCTAAAGAAAGCATTTGAATTGCTAAACTCCGCTTTTACAGGAACATCTCCACTTGGCAAGCTAGATTTCAATAACATTAGAGCCTTACGTGGCAAAATCATAGATGTAGAATTCTCTGATTTTACATCTTCTCTGCGGTATCTGACTAGTCTGTGACCATCAGTAGCAACGAAGGTAGTATGGTCAGTTTCAACCTGAACAAAAACCCCAGTCATGGCAGGTCTAAGGTCATCAGTACTCGTCGCAAAAATAGTATTCGCAATAGCGGCACCTAAAACATTTGAATCTAACTCGATACTGAAATTCTTATTAACTTCAGGAGCATGAGGGAAGTCCATTGGGTTTTCACCAGCAAGCTTAAACCTTCCGTTAGAAGTAACTAACTCCACCCCAAAACTATCTTCATCTATATTGACCGTAACTGGCTGCTCTGGCAAGCTACGTAGCGTTTCCATCAATAATTTTGCTGGAACAGCTATAGAACCTTTGTCAGACGACTCTACTTGTGCCTCTGTCATCATAACAGTCTGCATATCAGATGCTGTAATGGTAAGGTTAGTTTCGTCTAGTTCCAATAAGAAATTTTCTAAAATCGGAACTATTGGGTTACTCGCAATAACACCACTTATGGTGGCCAAATGCTTCAACAGCTCAGAAGAAGAAACGACAAACTTCATATTTGAATATTTAGTTTAATATGGGTTTTAATAATTAGGCAAAGTTACTCAAATTGAAAGAAAACTGGTCTTTCCTCTTAATTTTTATCATACAGAATTAGTGAGCGTATTTTCTACGCCAAAAGAAGCCTCTCACCAAACCAAATATGATTATTAAAATTGAAGGTATTACCAAATTAACCAATTGAATCTGAGTTCTATTATCTCTTGTCTTAATGGCATCCAGCGGCCTAAGCTTAACTTCCTTGCCTCTGGCGTTAATGACACCGTTTTCATCCACCAAATAGTCAATGGCATTCATAAGAAAGTCTTTATTCCCAAAAGTATGCTGACTTACCTTATCATAACCTAGGGGCATTGGCTCACCTGTACGCCTGTCCAGCTCATTAACTATTAAGTCGCCATCTGAGCAAACTATCATTTTAGTAGGCTCACTTTTAGCTTTAAAAGCTCCGCTTCTTGGGTCAGACGGAAGAATTCTGTTTTCATAAAGAGAAGAAAACTTGCCTTCTAATAAATAAGCAATGGTTTTCTCTCCACCATTATATTCTTGCTGGTCGGTATTGCTCCTAGCGTCATTATAAGTTACCAAGGCTGGAGCATTCAAGATTTTGGTATAAGGTGTTGTTTTTAAAAGAGCAGTCTTACTTATTCCTGAACTGAGCACAGTATCAATAGAGGAAGTAAACTTACTCTCTACCAAGTCAAGGTTTTTGGTAATCAGGCTCTGCCCAAAATTATTTATCAAAGGGAAAAAACGATATGGAATAGGCTGAATATTCGGTTTATCTCCCATGTTTCCTACCACTAGCGGCACCATAGCGGCACTAGCCCCATCTTTAATCATGTCATAATTAAGACGAATTCCGTATTTAAAAAACAGGTCTTGAAGGTTACTTTCAAAGGGCTGAGCATAAGTACCTTGCAAGCCAATAGAATCTACCTTTAAACCATCAATAAAGAAAAGCGTTTTACCTCCATTCATCACATATTGGTCAATCTTATATTTGGTGGAGTCGTCAATTCTAATGTCTGGTTTGGGTAAAATAAGAGCATCCAAACCAAGGAAAGACTCGGAGGTAGCGGCATCTACAAAATACAAATCGTAGTACTCTTGAAGAGCGTTTATTAGTCCCGCAAAGTTGATAGGCTCTAAACTTGTGAATTCCGTTAAAAGGCCAATTCTCTTTCTTTCCTTAATCGTTAATTTTCTGAATGCTGAAGCAAAAGAATACTCTAGATTTTCGTATGATTGATTTAGTTTTTCTTCCGCAGATAAGGCTTGATTTCCTTGAAGTAAAAGGACCGTTTGCTCCTTTCCTTGATAAGAAACTAAAGCAAAAGGAAAAACCATTGTTTCTGTTTTACGTCCACCGTCGGTGTCAAACACATTGGTAGGTTGAACTCCCTTAAAATAAAGGCTGTCAATCAATGCTTTTTTCTCCTCTGGGTTTGTTAAAGAATTTGGGTCAAAAAATGTATAGGAAACATTTGCCCCACCGTATGTTTTAAACTCACCCAAAGTTTCTTCCACCGCCTGTTTTAAGCGTTCAAAACCACCAGGTAGCTCGTCACCATCTAACAAAACCTCAATTTCAATGGGCTCCTCCAAACCACTCACAATACTCTTACTGGCGTCAGAAATACTATACCGTTTTTCTTCTGTAAGGTCTTTCCTAAAGAAAAAAAGAATTGAAATAATATTGACTACTACCAGAATAAGGGGAAAAAGTAAAGACCGAATTGTTTTGTTCATGAAAGCAATGCCCTGAAATTTGGATACAAAAATTACATTATTTTTGAATAAAAACGAATAAATGTTTGATGCCGCATACTGGATTGACAAATTAGACCTTATTTCTCATCCTGAGGGAGGTTATTATAAAGAAACATATAGATCTGAAGGCTCCGGCACCTTTCTAATGAACGGAGAAAAAAAGACAAGAAACTACTCGACATCCATTTACTTTTTAATGGAAAAGGGAGACTTTTCTGCATTCCATAAAATCCAATCTGATGAAGTCTGGCATTTTTATGCTGGCGAAACGCTTGAGATTTATCACATTGACCATCAAGGCAAACTCATTAAAACAATACTTGGGGCAAATCCTGAAAAAGGGGAAACGCTCCAAACCGTAATTCCTGCCAATCTTTGGTTTGCCTCTAGGCCAAAACCTTCTTCAAACTACACTTTGGTTGGCTGCACAGTTTCACCTGGCTTCGATTTTGAAGACTTTAAAATGGCAAAAAAAGAGATTTTATGCTCCAAATACCCAGAACATACCAAAATTATAGACGAGCTAACGAGAGAATAAATATCTTTGTGGAAAATTTACATTTATATGCTTCAGAGAATACAATCTGCCCTTCTTCTTCTTTCTGCTATTGCCTTAGGCGTTTTCCTATCTACTAACATGTGGACGAGTGAAACAGGCACAGGAAAGGTTATTGTAAACCCTTATCACGTATTGGTTACCCAAGGTGGACTTTCTTCTTTTAGTAAAGACATCTTTTATATTGCGGTAATGGCAGCTCTAGCTATTGTGCTTGCCATTTTTACTATTTTTCAATATAAAAATCGAGTTCGCCAAATGCTTTTTGTAGCTCTGAATTCTCTTCTAATTGGTGCTGCTGTAGCCGTAGGAGTTTACCACGTTAAATATGATGGAATGACTGTACAAGGAGCCGGCGAAGGTAATTTTGACATTGGCATTTATGCAGGTTTTGCAGCCTTAGCTCTTAACTGGTTAGCCAATAGGTTTATCAAAAAAGACGATAAACTAGTAAAGAGTGCTGACAGAATGAGATAGGTCTTAAACCTATCTCTATTAAAATGCTACTTTTTTGCCTTTAAGAACTCAATAAGTTTTTGAACGGCTCTACCTCTATGGCTAATTGGAATCTTCTGTTCCATAGTCATTTGGGCAAAAGTTTTCTCAAAACCGTCTGGCACAAAAATAGGGTCGTAACCAAAACCATTGTCTCCTATTTCGTTTTCAATGATTTTGCCTTCCACTATTCCTTCAAACATTTCTACAGCACCATCTTGAATTAGTGTTACCACAGTTCTAAACCTAGCTTGACGATTTTGCTTTCCTTCTAGATTTTTAAGAAGCTTTTCAATGTTCTTTTTATGGTTTCCGTGCTCACCTGCATACCTAGCAGAATAAACTCCTGGCTCTCCGTTTAAAGCATCCACTTCCAAACCAGAATCATCTGCAATACAGTCTATTCCATAATTACTGTAAACATACTGTGCTTTAAGCAGCGAGTTACCTGCCATACTATCGGCCGTTTCAGCAATATCTTCTGTACAGCCAATATCTGAAAGCGATGTAATTTCAAAAGAGTCACCCAAAAGCTCTTTGAGTTCCTCTATCTTATGGCCATTATTACTCGCCAAACATATTTTATTTTTCATTCTAAACAGCTCCTTCTTGCATTCTTTCTGCATTCTCTGCAATTCTCAATTTTTCCATAAACTCACCTACTTCACCATCCATTACGGCAGGTAAATTATATACGGTGAAACCTATTCTATGGTCCGTCACACGACTTTGAGGATAATTATATGTTCTAATCTTATCCGACCTGTCTCCACTACCTACTAAAGACTTTCGCTCCGAACTAATGGCATCATTATGCTTTTTGAGCTCAGCTTCATAAAGCCTAGATCTAAGTACCGTAAGGGCTTTAGCATAGTTGGCGTGTTGTGACCTACCATCTTGACACTCCACCACCGTATTAGTAGGTAAGTGAGTAAGCCTAACGGCAGATTCCGTCTTATTTACGTGCTGCCCCCCAGCTCCGGATGCACGGTAAGTATCTTTTTTTATATCTGATTTATTTAAAACAAAGTCAACCTCGTCTGCTTCAGGCAATACTGCTACCGAAGCCGCTGATGTGTGCACACGCCCTTGAGACTCTGTGGCAGGTACACGTTGAACTCTATGAACGCCAGACTCAAATTTCATTTTACCAAAAACGTCCTCTCCGTCTATCTCCGCAATTATCTCTTTAAACCCTCCAGATGTTCCATGATTAATATCCATGATATTCATTTTCCACCCAGACTGGTTTTCTACAAATCGCTCATACATTCTGAACAAGTCACCCGCAAAGATTGATGCTTCGTCTCCTCCTGCTCCAGCTCTAATTTCCAGAATTACGTTCTTGGCATCATTCGGGTCTTTTGGAATAAGCATTTCTTTCAAAATAACCTCCATTTCTTCTTGGCTTGGTTCTAGCTCATCTAGTTCCTCCTTTGCCATTTCTCTCAGCTCCTCGTCCTTCTCATTATTAAGAATTTCTTTGGCTCCAGCAATGTTTGCCAAAACCTCTTTATAGGCTTTAAACTGGTTAACAATTTTTTCAAGATCTTTATATTCCTTACTGATCCTCTTAAATTTAACCATATCGGAAACCACCTCTGGCATTCCTATTTGTTGTGATACCTCCTCAAAGCGTTCTCTTATAGCCTCTAACTGTTCTAGCATAATTTTCTATTCTAGCGGCAAATTTACGAGGATTTTTAGTACCAAGCTATTACCTCCGCTTCTCCCTTTTTCTGAATATTAGGTACAGTAGCTTCTTTTTCTGGATAGCCTACCGGCAATAGCAAAAATGGCCGTTCGTTTTCTGGTCGTTTTAAGATTTTACTTAGAAAAGCCATTGGGCTAGGTGTATGTGTCAAAGTAACCAAACCCGCTTGGTGAATGGCCGAAATCAAGAAACCACAAGCAATGCCTACACTTTCATTCACATAATAATGCTGCTCCTTAGAACCATCTTCTGCTAAACCATAAGGCTTTTTAAAAACTACAATGAGCCAAGGTGCTTTTTCCAAAAATGGTTTGTGCCAGTCTGTATCAAATGGTTTTAAATCATTTAACCAAGTTTCACTCATTTTGCCATGATAAGCCTCATATTCCTCTTTCTCCGCAGCTTTTCTAATTTCTGCCTTAATATCAGCATCACTTATCGCACAGAAAACCCAGGGCTGTTTATTTGCCCCACTAGGAGCTGAAGATGCAGTTATTATAATGTTTTCTATCACATCCTTTGCAACAGATTTTGACGAAAAAGCCCGGATAGACCTTCTCTTTTTCATTTCTTTTTTAAACCATTCACTCCTTTTTAAAGTATCTTCTTTGGAAGTTTCCTCAAATGGGTAAAGGCTATGTTTTTCGGTATTCATACCAGCAAGATAGTTTTAATCCGTAAAATAAAATTCTTGGTGTTTTTTCAATCTTCCATGCATTATAAATAAGCATTTTTTCGCAATTTTGTCAATCGCTTCAAAAACACAATTATCGTTAAATTTGAGGTCACTTTTAGACGTTTAAATTCTAATTATTTAAAATAACTAACAATGAAAAAGTTTATCTTTTTAGTTTTTGCAGTTATCCTTACTGCTTCTATTTC
This sequence is a window from Arcticibacterium luteifluviistationis. Protein-coding genes within it:
- the prfA gene encoding peptide chain release factor 1, with the translated sequence MLEQLEAIRERFEEVSQQIGMPEVVSDMVKFKRISKEYKDLEKIVNQFKAYKEVLANIAGAKEILNNEKDEELREMAKEELDELEPSQEEMEVILKEMLIPKDPNDAKNVILEIRAGAGGDEASIFAGDLFRMYERFVENQSGWKMNIMDINHGTSGGFKEIIAEIDGEDVFGKMKFESGVHRVQRVPATESQGRVHTSAASVAVLPEADEVDFVLNKSDIKKDTYRASGAGGQHVNKTESAVRLTHLPTNTVVECQDGRSQHANYAKALTVLRSRLYEAELKKHNDAISSERKSLVGSGDRSDKIRTYNYPQSRVTDHRIGFTVYNLPAVMDGEVGEFMEKLRIAENAERMQEGAV
- a CDS encoding nitroreductase family protein, whose translation is MNTEKHSLYPFEETSKEDTLKRSEWFKKEMKKRRSIRAFSSKSVAKDVIENIIITASSAPSGANKQPWVFCAISDADIKAEIRKAAEKEEYEAYHGKMSETWLNDLKPFDTDWHKPFLEKAPWLIVVFKKPYGLAEDGSKEQHYYVNESVGIACGFLISAIHQAGLVTLTHTPSPMAFLSKILKRPENERPFLLLPVGYPEKEATVPNIQKKGEAEVIAWY
- a CDS encoding non-canonical purine NTP diphosphatase, producing MKNKICLASNNGHKIEELKELLGDSFEITSLSDIGCTEDIAETADSMAGNSLLKAQYVYSNYGIDCIADDSGLEVDALNGEPGVYSARYAGEHGNHKKNIEKLLKNLEGKQNRQARFRTVVTLIQDGAVEMFEGIVEGKIIENEIGDNGFGYDPIFVPDGFEKTFAQMTMEQKIPISHRGRAVQKLIEFLKAKK
- a CDS encoding DUF4293 domain-containing protein, coding for MLQRIQSALLLLSAIALGVFLSTNMWTSETGTGKVIVNPYHVLVTQGGLSSFSKDIFYIAVMAALAIVLAIFTIFQYKNRVRQMLFVALNSLLIGAAVAVGVYHVKYDGMTVQGAGEGNFDIGIYAGFAALALNWLANRFIKKDDKLVKSADRMR
- the gldG gene encoding gliding motility-associated ABC transporter substrate-binding protein GldG — protein: MNKTIRSLLFPLILVVVNIISILFFFRKDLTEEKRYSISDASKSIVSGLEEPIEIEVLLDGDELPGGFERLKQAVEETLGEFKTYGGANVSYTFFDPNSLTNPEEKKALIDSLYFKGVQPTNVFDTDGGRKTETMVFPFALVSYQGKEQTVLLLQGNQALSAEEKLNQSYENLEYSFASAFRKLTIKERKRIGLLTEFTSLEPINFAGLINALQEYYDLYFVDAATSESFLGLDALILPKPDIRIDDSTKYKIDQYVMNGGKTLFFIDGLKVDSIGLQGTYAQPFESNLQDLFFKYGIRLNYDMIKDGASAAMVPLVVGNMGDKPNIQPIPYRFFPLINNFGQSLITKNLDLVESKFTSSIDTVLSSGISKTALLKTTPYTKILNAPALVTYNDARSNTDQQEYNGGEKTIAYLLEGKFSSLYENRILPSDPRSGAFKAKSEPTKMIVCSDGDLIVNELDRRTGEPMPLGYDKVSQHTFGNKDFLMNAIDYLVDENGVINARGKEVKLRPLDAIKTRDNRTQIQLVNLVIPSILIIIFGLVRGFFWRRKYAH
- the dnaN gene encoding DNA polymerase III subunit beta, whose translation is MKFVVSSSELLKHLATISGVIASNPIVPILENFLLELDETNLTITASDMQTVMMTEAQVESSDKGSIAVPAKLLMETLRSLPEQPVTVNIDEDSFGVELVTSNGRFKLAGENPMDFPHAPEVNKNFSIELDSNVLGAAIANTIFATSTDDLRPAMTGVFVQVETDHTTFVATDGHRLVRYRREDVKSENSTSMILPRKALMLLKSSLPSGDVPVKAEFSNSNAFFSFGNIKMICRLIDERYPDYENVIPQNNPNHMKIGRAELLSTLKRISIYSNKTTHQIRLKVTGNELEISAEDLDYSNEANEKLVCEYTGEDIEIGFNAKFLVEMLSNLNTDNLTLEMSQPNRAGLIVPEDKEENEDMLLLVMPVMLNSYS
- a CDS encoding cupin domain-containing protein, with the protein product MFDAAYWIDKLDLISHPEGGYYKETYRSEGSGTFLMNGEKKTRNYSTSIYFLMEKGDFSAFHKIQSDEVWHFYAGETLEIYHIDHQGKLIKTILGANPEKGETLQTVIPANLWFASRPKPSSNYTLVGCTVSPGFDFEDFKMAKKEILCSKYPEHTKIIDELTRE